CACCGACCGTGCTTACCGAATTGGACAACAGCGTTTCGTTCACGTTCATAAGCTAATCTGCACAGGGACCCTGGAAGAAAAAATCGACCAGATGCTTGATAAAAAGCAAGCCCTGAACGACGAGATCATCAGCAGTGACAACTGGATCACCGAACTTTCCACAGAGGAAATCAAGGACTTGGTTGCTCTTCAATAACCCGCTCTCACGATATGAAGATGAATGAGGGCAGGTTGTTAGCTACTCAGGACAAAAAAAGGGGAGAATGCATATATGATATGCATTCCCCTTTTTTTATACATAAGCGTCTGTAACTTTTAAACCCTTGAATACCTGGCATGGTCTAGTTCGAATACGTTTATATGATTCAAAAAAGCGATTTCACCATATAGAGAGCTGTGATCCAAATGATGATTGCAGAAATTTTATTTAATATTCCAAGGAATTTCCCGGATGTATCAACCTTTTTCAGCAATCGCCCCGCAAGACATAATCCATGGAACCAGCACCATGACACAAAGATGCACGTTATGGCGAATATCATTTTATCTTTCCCAGAATAAACAAGTGAGCTTGAACCGATTACACCTATCGTATCCAAGATTGCATGCGGATTCAGTAATGAGACTGATAGAGTAAACACAATTTGCTTTTTGGTCGACATCTGCATGGATTGGGCACCTGACTGTGAATTCGATTTGGCAAACCAAATCTGAAAACCCATATACAATAAAAATACAACTCCGATTATGATTAATGTAAGGCGCAACCAATCATATTGCATGACAACCAACGAAACACCTAAAATAGCTAACAGAATGAGCACTGTATCACAAATTGCAGCTGTGATCGTTGCTGGCAATGCTCTTTTTATTGTAGGTTGGATTGCTCCTTGATTAAAAATGAATACATTTTGCACTCCCAACGGAAGTATCAGCCCTAATGCCAATAATAATCCATGAAAAAATGGCCCCATACGAATACCCCCTCCCTTCATATTCAGTATAATGAAAATAACAAAGGAATTAACCATCCAATTGGTTGGTTTTCAATCCAACCAATTTAATGAATATAGAACATGAAAGGAGTGGTTTTCGCATGTTTATCGAATGGAGGCCAACCCGGACTTCCGACCAATCACTTCACCAACAAATAGTAGATTGGGTCAAACAACAAATTACACGAGGGGAATGGCCGGTTGGTACTAAGCTTCCATCACAACGCTCATTGGCCGACTCATTTGGTGTAAACCGAAGTACCCTCATCACAGCCATAGATGAGCTGATTGCAGATGGATTATTGGAAACTAAGATTGGGTCCGGCACATTCGTTTCAAATAATACATGGAATGTGCTCGTCTCCAGCAAACAGCCCGACTGGAAAAACTATGTCCGGAATGGCCTTCATGAACCTAATTTAAAAACGATTCAGGACATTAATCAGTATGAAACGGACACCGCCATCATCAGATTGGGCACGGGCGAACTATCTCCAGCTCTATTGCCTACAAAACAAATCGAAAAGACGTTGCGATCCACTTCATTTGATGCCCACTCATTAGGTTATTCCGAGCCCAAGGGTGATAAGAGACTTCGCCAATGTATAAGTGTTTATTTAGAAACAAAAGGGATCAACGCAAGTCCCAGCTCCCTCATGGTCGTTTCTGGCGGGCTTCAGGCACTCCAGTTGATTTCAGTTGGTTTACTTCAGAAGGGATCGTTGATTTTACATGAATCCCCTTCCTATTTAAATTCCGTTCACCCTTTTCAATCTGCGGGCATGCACTTATTAGGTTTATCAATACAAGGCCGGGAAAGTATTCCGACACAAATAAAGCGCATCAATGGAAGGAAAAAAGCGTCACTGTTTTATACTGTTCCAACGTTTAACAATCCAACAAATACTACATGGACAAAAGAAGAAAGACTAAACCTCCTATCACTTTGCAAAAAAGAACAGATTCCTATTATTGAAGATGACGTATATAGTGATTTGTGGTTTGAAAAAGAACCACCGCCGCCTTTAAAATCTCTTGATGCAGATGGCCTTGTATTGCACATTGGCAGTATGTCCAAAACTTTAAGCCCCGGATTGCGTATCGGATGGATTGCTGGCCCGATAACTGTGATTGAACGTTTAGCGGACATTAAAATGCAAATGGATTACGGTTCCAGTGCACTTTCCCAACACCTTGTGGCAGAATGGTTAGCAAATGGTCAATATTCAAGGCATTTAGAGTGGCTAAGGCATGAGTTGATAGATCGCAGAGATTTTACATTAACCCTTCTCGATCAATATTTTAAGGAACTGGCTGAATGGCAAATACCTCAAGGCGGATTTTATATATGGTTAAAATTATGTAAACCCATCGTGAATCCAAACCTTTTCAAGCAAGCGATAAAGGAGAACATACTTCTTAATCCGGGATACATATACGAACCAAATAACCATACACATATACGGCTTTCATATTCATACGCCTCGAAGGATCAATTAGCTTATGGCATCCAAACCCTATCAAAGATCATTCGGCGGATGGTTTGACATTTTGAAGGATAGGAAACACTCATCATATCGAGGAGCTGCCGTGGCAGCTCCATCCCTATTGAGTAAAGTAACTTATTCGTACGCTCTCATGCCCTACAATGTCCTGCAGTTCCAGAAGATGATATCACGGATTAGCAGCTTTCATTTTTACGTTCCGCCCTTTTTGCTGGATGATGAAAAAAGAATGGTGATGGCCATGATTGATCATGATATGATCGAGGATTGCAGTAAGCACCTCACCCTTATTCGGCTGATACGTCCCTGAACTTTCCTCAATGATGATTTTTTCTTGGTGGGGATCATAATTAATAGATGTTTTAGCACCTCTTTCAAAAAAAGAAAGGGTTACCTCCTGACATAGAGGAAAATCCTGATAGAGTGAATCTGAGCGGGGATCCTTTTCAAAGGGGGAATGGACGTGCTGAAGTGCATCAAAGAAACTCGGTTTTGTAAGATATGAACTGTCGCTTCCTCTCCTTTCGAATTTCACTGTAATTCCAAGACTACCTACTTTATTGCTGGATTTTTTCTTATAACTCATAGATACCCTCCTTTTAATAGGTTCTTTATACCTAATTCTTTCATCCCGTTCCATATACCTGCCTGATAATGAAAATACTTCCTTACTAATAGATTTCCATATTTGCACGGTGAAAACGAAGCAAACTACTCCATAAACTACTAAAGAATTCATACTTCAAATCCATAATCCGGAAATCTCATTTCGTAAAAACAGCCCTCTTGGATAAGAGGGCTGTTTCTCATTATTTTTTAGCTTTATTGATGTTAAAGGATTTCTTCGATTCATTTCCTGCAAGATCGGTCACCTTAAATTCAATCTTGTTGTTGCCTGTTTTAAGCGGCAGCTCCATATCCTCTATCTTCTTCTTGTAGGCACGCATTTTGTATGGTTCCTTGAATTCATGATAGAATACTTCGCTTCCGTTCAGGTAAAGACGGATTTCATCAAAATTATCCTCTACCGTCACGTCCACTTTTGGATTCTTTCCTTTGGCTCCCACAGTTTCCGGTACACCTTTAACTTTTAACCCTGGCTTTGTTGCATCGACCATAATCGTCCGTTTAAAGGAAACCGTGTTATCCCATTTATCGGTTGCTTTAACCGTGAAGCTTTGGACACCATCTACAAATTTCTTTTCATATGAGAATTGATATTTATTATTCGTCTTGTTATACGTTACAGGTACCGTTTTATTGTCGATTTTAAATTCCGTTATTTCCGACGCTTCTTCAATTTCTCCAGTTATTTTGATTTTAGTTTTATTGTTCACGCTCAAGGCTTTAGGACTCTTGATCTTTACAGCTGGTGCATGATTATCGATCGGAGCCGAATCACTTGCTAATTCGGTTTCAGCCGTTTTTTCATTACCTGCATAGTCTATTGCTACAACCTGAACCTTATCCCCTTTTACATCAGGTAGGGTGAATTGTTTCGCATTCGCCGGGAGCGGTTCTTCCATGATGGATGCTCCATCGACTTGTACATCGTAATAAGCAAGCCCTGAACCATTCAAATTATCCTTACCTTGGATGGTCAATACATTACCTTTTTTCGAAATCTTGACTGTCGGCTTTACCGTATCGATTTTGATAGGCATTTTAAACGTCTGCCATTTCGCACCCTCGTAATCTATCATCGCTTTGATTTCAAAATAATAGACCCCATCCTTAGCGAGTGCATTATTGATTTTACCGTCCCATTTACGGGCTGGATCCAGGGTGTATGCAGTCCCTTGTCCGCCATCATAATAGTCCTTACGTACATTATTCTCTGTGCGAAGTTTCCGGACCGACTTGTTTTCACCATTCAATATATTGTATTCTACCTTTTTCGCATTCCTTAAGAATGATAGGACCGGCACGAAGTCATCCTGTGCACCATCACCATTTGGGGAAATTGCAATATTTTTGCCATTGAATGTTTTTCCCGCAGGGTCATAGCCGAGATAAGTGAAATCTTCACCTGCTGTCGATACTCCTCCTGCCATGCCATAGAAAGACTCTTTGTCATATTTAGTGCCATCCAGGATCGGGGCTTTGTCCCACTCTCCTTTAAACCCTACATACGGTACATTCAGTTCCGGATTCGTATCGGCTGGATCCTTCAATGAAATGAACCCTTCAACAAAGTATCCATTTGGAAAGACCTTGTCAATGTCTACAAGAGTCTGAAGGTCATCGCCAAGTACCTTTGCATCGGATATGTCCACTTTCACTTCGAATGTAACCGATTTTTTTGCAGGAACGGTAATCTTATTTGTATTTTTATTATTGATTTTAATCAAAGCGTTCTTAATTTCCTGTGCTTCCAGCTCATTAGCGGAATAACCCAGTTGTCCCTGGATTGCATAGTCCGTTTGGATGTTTCCTTTCACATCATACTTGACCGCTTTGTTGCTGAAGTTTTCAACCTTTAAAGTGAAGGCGAACTTATTGCCGATCTCCTTCATTGCAACCTTCGCTTCTTTCGTGAATGCCTCGGTCACGACAGCAGGTGTGGACAATGCGGATTGCAGCTGCATGACTCCGGCTCCCTGCCTGCGAGGCGAGTAAGGGTTTTCCCAGTCAAGGGCCTTATTGACGACACCCTGATCCGTTAATGGTTTTGAAGTATTCATCATAAGATTCTTAGCTAAATTAGCCCGGGCAGATCCATCTAATTTAAATTCTTTATCCACTCTTTCAAGAACCAGTGCCGAGCCTCCGGAAACATGTGGTGCCGCCATCGAAGTACCGCTCATCATTCCATATTCATCGTTGTTCAGCGTCGAATAAATTTGTCCGCCCGGAGCAGTGATTTCTGGTTTGAAATCCAAGTTCGGTGCGACTCCCCATGAACTGAATGAGCTCATTTTCCCTGCTTCTGGATTTACAGCTTTTGTTTTATCGCCATTAAAGGTAACCTTCACCTTTTCGCCATCCGTTAAGGCCGCTTTCAGCTTTGCACCATCCGATTTCAACATGAACAGCTGAGGAATGGTGATGCTTGGATCTGTGGCCATGGAAATATATCCGTCAGCATTATTGTAAATGATGACTCCTGTCGCTCCTGCTGCCTGGGCATTTTGCGCCTTTTCTATAAAAGAAAGCGTGCCGCGCTCGATGAGGACGAACTTGCCTTCAACATCCACTTTGGAAAGCTCCTCCGGCGTCCCAAGACCTGCAGCCACCAAGTCATGTGTTTTATCCTTCAAAGTATTGGGATGTACGCTTGAAGCCGACATGAACGGAGCTTTACCTGCTTGTCCATTTATATCATAAGTCGCTGCATCCAAATCCATATAGTTATTCTCTACCGATGCCACTTGTACAGAATCGTAAGCAAGCCCAGGTGAACCTGAAACGCCAATATCCGGGTTCGAGGCCGATGGGTTTGCAAATCCATTTCCAAAATGCGCCGAGTTTCCTGCTGAAATCGACATGAGGATCCCATTATCAACAGCCCTGGATACCGCCTGCTGCTCCGGATCTTCTGCCGATACAAAACCTGCAGTGGAGCCAAGGCTCATATTCAGCACATCCGCCCCAAGGATAATGGCATCGTCAATCGCCTTAATGTATATATCACCCCATGTTGTCTGCATGTCGGGATCATTCCCGAAGACCTTTAGAGCAAGCAGCTGGGCTTCAGGAGCAACCCCTTTAATGCCGCCGTTCTCTTCATCTCCATTGGCACCAGCCGTACCTGCTACATGCATTCCATGCATGGAAGCCCCTTCACCAAGGTCAAGGATTTCTTCATTTTCATCCATGTAATTGTATCCATAAGGCACCTTCTCCGTATAATAATTGCCTAATAGATGGCTAGATTCCTTCATCCCGCTTATTTCACTTTCAGTCAGTTCAGCCTTAGTCTCGTCGTTCAGGACCATATCACGGTGAGATGGGTCGATTCCAGTATCAATAATCCCGACGACCATCCCTTCCCCTTTATATCCATATTCCCGCCAAGCTTCCTGGGCTTGGACAAGTTCTTTACTATAAAGCATCTCGGGTTTTTCTACAGGACGTTCATATTCATTCGCAATATGTACTTCAGCAACTTCAGGCATGGCTTCCACCTTTTTGATTTCACCATACTGAAGTTCACCACTGAACCCATTGACGACTGTCGTAAAACTTTCAAGTTCCTTGAAAGCTATTTTTTTCTCTTTCACCTTTTTTTTCAATTTCTTTTGATTAGCTAGCTTTTCGGACTTTAATTGTTGTTTCTTATTTTTTGATAACTGTTTAAAAAGTTTTCCTTCTTTCGAAGCTATTTCTATTGCCGGGGCTTCCTTCATCTCTACGATGACCCTGACCTTCTCATTGCTTTTGTATTTCTTCCCCAAATCATTTTTCTTCAGCTTTATAATACTTTCCTGATTCTTCTTACCTGCATCGCCTGAGCCTGTCGGGGGATCTGGGAGCTTGGCTGCGGAAACGCTTGCAGTAAATACTAATAGAAAGATTGCTAGAATGGACAAGCTGCGTTTAATCACTGAACTTTCCTCCTCTAAAATAATCAATTTTTGGAATATTCTTACTGAGTATAAAAGTATCACAACTTTTGGGGTGATTTTAAGGGGTAATAGTCACTATTTTCCTATTTCGAACTAGGATTATGTTATTATTTTTCATATTTTAATAGATTTACAAGATAAACGACAAAAAGATGGTGATGTTAAACTAACATCACCCTTTTACTTCTAGTTTTTCATTCTTGGATCCAATGCATCGCGCAGCCCATCCCCCATTAGGTTAAAGCCGAGTACCGTAAGCATGATCGCAAGGCCAGGGAAAAGAACCGTCCATGGTGCCTGAATGATGAACGCCCTGGAATCAGCAAGCATTTTTCCCCACTCTGGTGCTGGCGGCTGTGCACCGAGGCCGAGAAAGCCCAGTGCTGCACACTCAATTATGGCAGTTGCAATCGCCAAGGTACCTTGAACGATGATCGGTGCAAGACTATTAGGAAGGACGTGGTGAAGGAGAATGCGGCCATCCCCCATTCCAATTGCCTTCGCAGCCGTTACATATTCCTCTTCTTTCACCGTTAAGACCCGTGAACGTAAAAGCCGGCCGAATATCGGGACATTGACGATGGCGATGGCAATAAGTGCGTTGCGAAGGGAAGGTCCCAAAACGGCTACGACAGCAATGGCAAGCAAGATGCTTG
The DNA window shown above is from Peribacillus sp. FSL P2-0133 and carries:
- a CDS encoding LysE family transporter, with protein sequence MGPFFHGLLLALGLILPLGVQNVFIFNQGAIQPTIKRALPATITAAICDTVLILLAILGVSLVVMQYDWLRLTLIIIGVVFLLYMGFQIWFAKSNSQSGAQSMQMSTKKQIVFTLSVSLLNPHAILDTIGVIGSSSLVYSGKDKMIFAITCIFVSWCWFHGLCLAGRLLKKVDTSGKFLGILNKISAIIIWITALYMVKSLF
- a CDS encoding PLP-dependent aminotransferase family protein; the encoded protein is MFIEWRPTRTSDQSLHQQIVDWVKQQITRGEWPVGTKLPSQRSLADSFGVNRSTLITAIDELIADGLLETKIGSGTFVSNNTWNVLVSSKQPDWKNYVRNGLHEPNLKTIQDINQYETDTAIIRLGTGELSPALLPTKQIEKTLRSTSFDAHSLGYSEPKGDKRLRQCISVYLETKGINASPSSLMVVSGGLQALQLISVGLLQKGSLILHESPSYLNSVHPFQSAGMHLLGLSIQGRESIPTQIKRINGRKKASLFYTVPTFNNPTNTTWTKEERLNLLSLCKKEQIPIIEDDVYSDLWFEKEPPPPLKSLDADGLVLHIGSMSKTLSPGLRIGWIAGPITVIERLADIKMQMDYGSSALSQHLVAEWLANGQYSRHLEWLRHELIDRRDFTLTLLDQYFKELAEWQIPQGGFYIWLKLCKPIVNPNLFKQAIKENILLNPGYIYEPNNHTHIRLSYSYASKDQLAYGIQTLSKIIRRMV
- a CDS encoding ABC transporter permease, which translates into the protein MPEIATNTSPILPPKEAEEKVISPWKEGWKSFRKNKVALVGLGIVAFFILIAIFAPVIAPYSFEGQKLSDKHLAPSAEHWFGTDEFGRDILSRVIYGSRISIGVGFLSVAGSVVVGSFLGIIAGYYGKWIDTIISRVFDIILAFPSILLAIAVVAVLGPSLRNALIAIAIVNVPIFGRLLRSRVLTVKEEEYVTAAKAIGMGDGRILLHHVLPNSLAPIIVQGTLAIATAIIECAALGFLGLGAQPPAPEWGKMLADSRAFIIQAPWTVLFPGLAIMLTVLGFNLMGDGLRDALDPRMKN
- a CDS encoding S8 family serine peptidase, which produces MIKRSLSILAIFLLVFTASVSAAKLPDPPTGSGDAGKKNQESIIKLKKNDLGKKYKSNEKVRVIVEMKEAPAIEIASKEGKLFKQLSKNKKQQLKSEKLANQKKLKKKVKEKKIAFKELESFTTVVNGFSGELQYGEIKKVEAMPEVAEVHIANEYERPVEKPEMLYSKELVQAQEAWREYGYKGEGMVVGIIDTGIDPSHRDMVLNDETKAELTESEISGMKESSHLLGNYYTEKVPYGYNYMDENEEILDLGEGASMHGMHVAGTAGANGDEENGGIKGVAPEAQLLALKVFGNDPDMQTTWGDIYIKAIDDAIILGADVLNMSLGSTAGFVSAEDPEQQAVSRAVDNGILMSISAGNSAHFGNGFANPSASNPDIGVSGSPGLAYDSVQVASVENNYMDLDAATYDINGQAGKAPFMSASSVHPNTLKDKTHDLVAAGLGTPEELSKVDVEGKFVLIERGTLSFIEKAQNAQAAGATGVIIYNNADGYISMATDPSITIPQLFMLKSDGAKLKAALTDGEKVKVTFNGDKTKAVNPEAGKMSSFSSWGVAPNLDFKPEITAPGGQIYSTLNNDEYGMMSGTSMAAPHVSGGSALVLERVDKEFKLDGSARANLAKNLMMNTSKPLTDQGVVNKALDWENPYSPRRQGAGVMQLQSALSTPAVVTEAFTKEAKVAMKEIGNKFAFTLKVENFSNKAVKYDVKGNIQTDYAIQGQLGYSANELEAQEIKNALIKINNKNTNKITVPAKKSVTFEVKVDISDAKVLGDDLQTLVDIDKVFPNGYFVEGFISLKDPADTNPELNVPYVGFKGEWDKAPILDGTKYDKESFYGMAGGVSTAGEDFTYLGYDPAGKTFNGKNIAISPNGDGAQDDFVPVLSFLRNAKKVEYNILNGENKSVRKLRTENNVRKDYYDGGQGTAYTLDPARKWDGKINNALAKDGVYYFEIKAMIDYEGAKWQTFKMPIKIDTVKPTVKISKKGNVLTIQGKDNLNGSGLAYYDVQVDGASIMEEPLPANAKQFTLPDVKGDKVQVVAIDYAGNEKTAETELASDSAPIDNHAPAVKIKSPKALSVNNKTKIKITGEIEEASEITEFKIDNKTVPVTYNKTNNKYQFSYEKKFVDGVQSFTVKATDKWDNTVSFKRTIMVDATKPGLKVKGVPETVGAKGKNPKVDVTVEDNFDEIRLYLNGSEVFYHEFKEPYKMRAYKKKIEDMELPLKTGNNKIEFKVTDLAGNESKKSFNINKAKK